Below is a genomic region from Nitrospirota bacterium.
AGGCGGAGAGCCTGAGCTTAAGGCTATGAAAGAAGCGCTTGAGGCAGAAGGGAAAGCTGTTACAGGAACATTTGTCGCAAAGACCGGCTGTCAGGTGCTCGGCACAAAAGTGGAGTTAAAGCCGTTCAAGGAGGCGCTGGATAAAACGGACTGCATTATTGTCATGTCATGCGGAGCAGGCACGCAGACCGCTGTAGATTTATATGAGGACAAAGCTGTTTTCCCTTCGAATGACAGCCTTTTCCTCGGGAATATGACAAGGCTTCAGTTCTTTGATGAGAGATGTTCATTGTGCGGAAAGTGCATTCTTGACAAAACAGGCGGTATATGTCCGATTACAGCGTGTCCAAAGGGACTCTTAAACGGGCCCTGCGGCGGCTGCAAG
It encodes:
- a CDS encoding methylenetetrahydrofolate reductase C-terminal domain-containing protein — its product is MIITKKRDLKDLLENVKNYRSFFLIGCSECATLCGTGGEPELKAMKEALEAEGKAVTGTFVAKTGCQVLGTKVELKPFKEALDKTDCIIVMSCGAGTQTAVDLYEDKAVFPSNDSLFLGNMTRLQFFDERCSLCGKCILDKTGGICPITACPKGLLNGPCGGCKDGNCEISPDIKCAWVRIYERMKKLDKLQEFCEVTIEAKDWSASQKPRALTAREEKKK